The genomic interval CGGCCCTCGCCCCGGCTCCGGGCTCAATTCCGGGCTCGGCTCCGGGCTCGATTCCGGGCTCGGCTCCGGGCTCGGCTCCGGGCTCGGCTCCGGGCTCGGCTCCGGGCTCGGCTCCGGGCTCGGCTCCGGGTGAGCGGCGGATCCCGTTCAGTGGCTTCCGCAAGGCCGTGTCGACGGCGCTGACCCGCAGCCGGGCCGAGATTCCCGAGGCCACGGTCTGGGTCGACGTCGACGCCACCCGGCTGTGGGAGCTGCGCGAAGCCACCCGGCCCGGCCCCGGGATCCTGGCCTACCTGGCCCGCTTCACGGTCGCGGCGCTGCGCGAATACCCGGTGCTCAACGCGAGGGTGGACACCGAACGGCAGGAGATCGTGCAGCTGGACCGCATCGATCTCGGCATCGCCGTACAGGGAAACCGGGGTTTGGTCGTGCCCGCGGTCACCGACGCCGGCGCCCTGACCACGGCGGGTCTCGACGCGGAGATCCGCCGGGTGACCGAAAGCGCGCGGCAGGGCACGGTGCTCGGCAACGGCACGTTCACGCTGAACAACTACGGCGGTTTCCGGGTCGACGGAAGCGCCGCCATCATCAACCACCCGCAGGTGGCGATCCTCGGTTTCGGCCGCATCCTCGACCGGCCCTGGGTCGTCGACGGGGCCATCCGCGTCCGGAAGATCACGCAGATGAGCTTCGTCTTCGACCACCGGGTATGCGACGGCGCCACGGCGGCGGGCTTCATGCGCAGCGTCGCCGACGCCATCGAGGACCCGGCCTCCGCCATCGCCCGCCTGTGACGGCGCCATTTCTCAGCTCGCTGAGCACCCGGTCGGCCGGCCCTCTGACAGAGATGATGTTTGTGAGCACCTCCCGCCGAGGTTTGACCCACCCTCTGACTGACTTCGGGTCCTTAACGGGATTTGTCGGCCTCGATCGGGAGGTGCTCGTGCACTCATCAGGCGTGGCGTTGTGACTTCATAGGAGCCTGGCCAGAGGCCCCATCTCTGTCTTGTCCGCGTTGCCCGGCTGGTGCGTGCCGCCCTGCCCCAGTCACGAACGACAGGACGACGATGCCCTCCATTACACCTGATGAAGCCGCGATCGACGTCTTCGGTGGGGTCGACACCCACCAGGACACCCACACCGCCGCCGTGATCGACCAGATCGGCCGGGTCCTCGGCACGCAGCAGTTTCCTGCAGACGCGGCCGGCTACACCGCCCTGCTGGCCTGGATGCGCGAGCACGGCCGACTCAACCGGGTCGGGATCGAAGGCACCGGCGCCTACGGCGCGGGACTGGCCCGTCTGCTGCGCGCCGAGCAGGTGGCCATGATCGAGGTCGACCGCCCGGACCGCAAGACCCGCCGGTTCCAGGGCAAGTCCGACCCGATCGACTCGATCCAAGCCGCCCGGGCCGCCCTGGCCGGAGAACGCACCGGCACCCCAAACAGCGCGACGGCCGCGTCGAAGCGCTGCGTAACCTGCGCGTAGTCCGGCGCAGCGCGGTCGACCAGCGCGCCGACACCCAACGCCAAATCAAGGCCCTGATCGTCACCGCCACCGACGAGCTACGCGCCCGGCTACGCGGTCTGACCATCACGAAACTGATCGCCACCTGCGGAAACCTGCAACCCGACCCAGCCAACTCGGCCGCCCCGTCCACCGCCACCGAGCTTGCATTGCGCAGTCTGGCCCGCCGCCACCAGCAGCTGTCGGTCGAGATCACCGACCTCGACGAGCTGCTCGAACCTCTCGTCGCGGCGATCAACCCCGGCCTGCTGGCCGCCCACGGCGTCGGCGCCGAGGTCGCCGGGCAACTGCTGGTCAGTGCCGGCCAGAATCACGACCGGCTCGCCTCCGAAGCGGCGTTCGCCATGCTCTGCGGCGTCGCCCCGATCCCCGCCAGCTCCGGCAAGACCACCCGGCACCGACTCAACCGCGGCGGCGACCGGCAAGCCAACGCAGCCCTCTACCGCGTCGTCCTCGTCCGCCTGCGATGGGACCCCCGCACCCGCGACTACATGCAACGACGCACTAAAGAAGGCATGTCCAAAAAAAGAAATCATCCGATGCCTGAAGCGGTACGTCGCCCGCGAGCTCTACCAGCTCATCACCAAAAACGATCTTGAACTTGCCGCTTGACATCTATAGGAGCATCCTGCCCGTCACGCCGGCCCGCCGACCGGCCCGGCCCGCTTACCCACCCGGCCCCGAGACAGCCCGGCTCGCTGTCCGCCCGCCCGAAGACGGCCTTGTCGAGCGGGCGCCACGAACGCTGAGGCTGCGGGCTTTCCCGCAGCGGCCAGGCGGAAGCAGCCTCGTCGTCCTGCCCGGCCAGCCAGACGACGATCACGTCGCGCGTGGGCAGCCTCAACCGGATCCGCCGCCGGCCGGTGCCTGTCCCGCCTCGCATCACTGCCTCTCCGAGTGTCTCCTGTTCTCCGATCGGCCCGTTCGGTTCCGTGCTGAGCCCGTATGCCCCTTCTCATCGCCGTCACCACCCACACGTCTGACGCTCGCGGGGGCCGCCACTGTCAGGTCAGTGGCACCCGGACGAGGAGCCCTCTTCAAACCGATGACGGCGCTGCCGTGCACCGACGAGGTACACGGCAGCGCCGTCTCATGCGAGCGACCTGGCACGTCGGGCTCACCCGATTCTGAACAGGTGACCGTCACCGAAGGGCGTCCTTCGCCGCCTGCCGGCGACGCCCGCGACCACTTGGCGTCAGTTCACGCAGTCAGTGCAAGACCCTGGTGGTGGGCACGCACAGCGGAGAAAGCGTGATCCCTGATGTGAGGGCGAGCCCTGCCGACTCGCGGGGTTCCTTCATCTCCTGCAGAGCGAGAACATTCATGTGGTTCCTCTTCCGGAAGCAGCGGACCGGCGGTCACCTGATGGCAACACCGGGGGTCAGCGAAATCGCGCCACAGAGTGCGAGCGATGAACGCACGAAAAGCCGCTTCGCAGCGTGCCGGGCGCGCACCGACGACCGCCATGAACACTGAATATCCTTTCGCCGGACCCGATCGAAATATTAGTCGCGCCCACTTGAGGAAGAATTAACAGCGACTTGACCATCCAGCGTGTCAGCGTCCGAAGGTGAAGGGCTCGAGGGCAGGAACAGGGCCGCGCGTCGGCCGACCACTTGTCACAGCAACTTGCTCATCTGCAGCACGACAGGCAAGTACTTCTCCCCCTCGAACAGGAAACGCGTACCATCATTTCCGCTGAAAATGCTCAGACTCAGTTGCTCGACTCCGCGACCTCGGCACCACCGCTCCGCCTCCTGGACGATCGCGCGACCATAACCACGCCGCCGGCGCGACTCGTGCACCCAGAGATCGACGATCCACGCCCGAGACGTAACCCCTGACTCCGCCAGGTGCAGCCAGACCGTACCGACCTCGGTGCCGCCGACATACGCCGCAAAAAGATACTGACCGGCTGAAAGAATACCATCAGGAAGGAGCTTCTGATACTCCGCCTCAGCCCTTTCCTCGGCTTCGCTGAGCGACGTTATTCCCGTTTTCGATATATGTTTCGCGTAGGAAAGTGGGCCTGCCTGCCTATACGTTTCATACTGCCCCTGGGTCATCGACTCCAACCGAATGTCGACCACTTGTCAGCACCTTCCAACGATTTGAACGAGATCACGGTTGCGGTGTGTGCCCGCATGTCGATCGGGAGCGGCGTGCCGACGCGATTCATATGCGTCGCGCCGGCACGCCGCTCGTGCGCGATCAGTGAACGGCGCTGGTGAAGGTCACGGTGGTCGTGGTGGTCGTGACCGTGGTCACCGCAAGACTCTCCGGCTTCTCCGAAACCAGGTTCTGCAGTTCGAGAACGTTCATTTATTTCACCTCCTTCTCATTGGATCGGCGATCCAGGCGGGTGAGCACGGATCAGTGAACGGCGCTGGTGAAGGTCACGGTGGTCGTGGTGGTCGTGACCGTGGTCACCGCAGGACCCTCCGGCTTCTCCGAAACCAGGTTCTGCAGTTCGAGAACGTTCATCTATTTCACCTCCTTTCGCTGAATCGCTCATTCTGCACGGAGTCCACCAGGACAACATCCTCGATGCTGTCGGAAACTCCGCAAATCTCTGGCGGTCGACGCCTCTCGCCTCAACCGCGTACGGCATCCGCCGTGCCCATGGCCGCCGAACCGCTCGCCCCGGCCGTCGGTCCTCAACTGCTGGCCGGGTGCGGCCCAAATACTCCGGAGAGTTGATTTCTGGAACTGCTGATCGACGAATGAACGACCAGAAGAGCAGCTGACCCGGCCGTCAGATCGCAACTGAATCGGAGAAGCCCTTCCGCCGGAACCGCGTTGCCCTCAGGCGCCTGGACGACTCGGGCATGCAACTGCTCGACTATCGCGGTCCGTGCTTCGACATCTCTCTGCTGCTGAGATCCTGACAATGCCAACGCCGCAGCACCAAGACCGTGGAGGAGCGAGCGGGTGTCGCTGCGGCAATCCCGGGCAAGAGCACGAACGCTTTCCTGCAGAACCGCCCCTTCGTCAGGAACGACGGAGGCGATAAGATCCGCAGCCAAGGACCGCAGCCCCAGCCCATGATAACGCGACGAGTCGGGCTTTTCCTGTTGGACCGTCAGCACCTTGTCGAATGTCGCCAGCAAATTCCCCGACTGAATCCTGGAATGGTCGAAGGTGGCGGCACCGGCCTCGGCCAAGAGGTGGACGGCGGTGACATCATCCGGGTCCGGCGCCAACCCGGGAAGCCGTTCGATGAGCCCCTCGACGACGGGAAGGTAGGTGGCGTCCTGGGACCTGGCATGAAATCCAAGGAAGGAAAGAAGCGCCCCTGGGAGGCCTTTGTCAAGATCGTCGCTGGAGAAGATGCGCCACCTGTCGGCCGCGTAGTCGGCCAGTTGGCGTCCACACGGATGGCCTAGGAGGTCGAGAACGGTCGCCGCCCCGAGGGTCCCGTCAAACCCGAGAACCCGCCGATCGCGGACCTCCCAGGACTGCTCTGCGAGCCATGCTACCCACTCCGGCGGAACGGTCGCTCCGGACGTGTGCCACCCCCACAGCACACCTGCTGCGCCATCCAGGAAATTGGTACCCCGGTAGCCCGAGATGGAACGCGCCGATCCCGGGAAGAGCAGATCACGCCGATTCGGTGTCGCGTGTGCTGCAATGTACGACCTGATCAGCGAGTCGCTGATCTCCGGCTGGCCCGCCGGCCGGCCCCCCAGCACCTTCACAGCCTCGTCCAGTTGCCGGCTGTTGGCTCCGTACATCCGGCTCGCCAGGGCGGCGCCGCGGCCGAGAGAACTGGGATCGAGTCCCGCCAAGACAGGTAGATCATTGTAGAACCGAAGCTGGAGGGCTGCGAGCGCGTGAAGATCCACGTCGATGCCGATCTTGTCCGCGGTCGCGAATCCTGGGGCACCCACGATGAACGATCGCTTCCGGTCAACCTCGAAGGCCGCCTCGAGGTCAATGATCCGCACCTGATCTTCGGGCGTGAGCATGATATTCCTGGGATGCACGTCACCGACGACGATCCCGCGCGCGTGAATCTGGTCCAGAGCGCCGGCCACATCAGCAAACACCTTTTCGGCCCACGCGTGGTAGGCCTCGGGCTCCAGACGCATACGGTTCTCGACGATGGCTTGATCGAGCGTTACGCCGTCCACGAGCTCTTCGATCAGGTACCAGTGTTTCCATAAAGGGACCAGGTCGAAGGCCTTCACCACCGCCGGGATGTCCGCACAGCGTCGCAGGACCTCGTATTCATGGTGGAGCCGGTCGACCGAGTCCATGCCGGACCCGTGCGAGGCAGTCCACGGGCGCGCCTCTTTTACGATACAAGCTTGACCCGAGTCGAGCGTCCCACGGTAGACACCGCCACCGTTCGAGAAGTGCACGACCTCGTCAACATTGAACGGAGCCGTCACGAAGGCGCTTTCGGCCACCTCCCGCTGCCGGGCGGACAAACGCTCCGGCGGCTGCACGAACTCCGGTACGTAGAAGGTCGAATCCCTCCGATCGAAGACGAGCTCTCCGTCGGGCTTTC from Paractinoplanes brasiliensis carries:
- a CDS encoding dihydrolipoamide acetyltransferase family protein; amino-acid sequence: MSEQVFTLPDLGEGLTEAEVVRWLVAEGENVAVDQPVVEVETAKSLVEVPTPYAGKVCARHAPEGSVLEVGKPLLTVSLDESAGEQYRAEERAGSGNVLIGYGTAGASSAPARRRRPRTGPAVVKTAPVEHRVPRVVSPLVRRLAREGGVDLRSLAGSGVDGLIVRADVQRALAVGTPALAPAPGSIPGSAPGSIPGSAPGSAPGSAPGSAPGSAPGSAPGERRIPFSGFRKAVSTALTRSRAEIPEATVWVDVDATRLWELREATRPGPGILAYLARFTVAALREYPVLNARVDTERQEIVQLDRIDLGIAVQGNRGLVVPAVTDAGALTTAGLDAEIRRVTESARQGTVLGNGTFTLNNYGGFRVDGSAAIINHPQVAILGFGRILDRPWVVDGAIRVRKITQMSFVFDHRVCDGATAAGFMRSVADAIEDPASAIARL
- a CDS encoding GNAT family N-acetyltransferase, which produces MVDIRLESMTQGQYETYRQAGPLSYAKHISKTGITSLSEAEERAEAEYQKLLPDGILSAGQYLFAAYVGGTEVGTVWLHLAESGVTSRAWIVDLWVHESRRRRGYGRAIVQEAERWCRGRGVEQLSLSIFSGNDGTRFLFEGEKYLPVVLQMSKLL
- a CDS encoding class III lanthipeptide codes for the protein MNVLELQNLVSEKPESLAVTTVTTTTTTVTFTSAVH
- a CDS encoding class III lanthipeptide, giving the protein MNVLELQNLVSEKPEGPAVTTVTTTTTTVTFTSAVH
- a CDS encoding protein kinase domain-containing protein produces the protein MAATGFDIALVASRRFHERIFLLDDAKTLWPRPATVSGAEVLEENVWTYVSFGGELPEQGWKIHVSAIPARAEATISTVARICAGTKTDFKYLRSRSMLDLMNSKYAHRGSSGKFVAIYPRDTDLALDLLDQLALALREFPGPYILSDLSWSDDSPVYTRFGGFREMLTSDTESPVPGIRKPDGELVFDRRDSTFYVPEFVQPPERLSARQREVAESAFVTAPFNVDEVVHFSNGGGVYRGTLDSGQACIVKEARPWTASHGSGMDSVDRLHHEYEVLRRCADIPAVVKAFDLVPLWKHWYLIEELVDGVTLDQAIVENRMRLEPEAYHAWAEKVFADVAGALDQIHARGIVVGDVHPRNIMLTPEDQVRIIDLEAAFEVDRKRSFIVGAPGFATADKIGIDVDLHALAALQLRFYNDLPVLAGLDPSSLGRGAALASRMYGANSRQLDEAVKVLGGRPAGQPEISDSLIRSYIAAHATPNRRDLLFPGSARSISGYRGTNFLDGAAGVLWGWHTSGATVPPEWVAWLAEQSWEVRDRRVLGFDGTLGAATVLDLLGHPCGRQLADYAADRWRIFSSDDLDKGLPGALLSFLGFHARSQDATYLPVVEGLIERLPGLAPDPDDVTAVHLLAEAGAATFDHSRIQSGNLLATFDKVLTVQQEKPDSSRYHGLGLRSLAADLIASVVPDEGAVLQESVRALARDCRSDTRSLLHGLGAAALALSGSQQQRDVEARTAIVEQLHARVVQAPEGNAVPAEGLLRFSCDLTAGSAALLVVHSSISSSRNQLSGVFGPHPASS